The region GGGTCGGCACCAGAAAGCTTTGCAGGAAGATGATGGCCATGATGAGAATGATGGGCGAAAAGTCGATGCCGCCGGCAGTCAGGGGCAAAAGGCGCCGGATGCGGCCCAGGACCGGCTCGGTGACCCCGTAGAGGAACTGGACAATGGGGTTGTACGGGTCGGGGCTTACCCAGGAGAGGATAGCCCGGGCGATGATCAGCCACATGTAGGCGGACAGGCCGAAATCCAGGATCCTGGCCAGAGCGACCAGAAGATTGCTCAACACGAACATGATCCCGCTCCTTGGCGGTGGAAGGGTATGGATCTCGTCCGCCAGCGCCGGCTGCGGTCCGTGTCCGGAAGACAGATACCACCTTGCCCGCAGCCAGTCAATGGCCGGCCCCTCAGGCTGCGGTCAGGGTACGCAGCCGCTCGGCCACCGCCCGCACCGCCTGGCTGGCCCGGGCCTCGGGATCGAGCAGCAGGAAGGGCTGCTGCTGGCGGACAGCCCGGGCCACGATCCCGTCCTGGGGGATGATGCCCAGAAGCTCCGGCCGGATTTTCAGGAACCGCTCCAGCACCATCGCCATGTTGGCGAACACCTCCTCCCCCTCCTTGCGGCTCCGGCAGCTGTTGACCAGAAGCAGGAAGCGCTGCCGGCCGCCCCGGTTGTGGAGGACCTTGATGAGGGCATAGGCATCGGTCATGGAGGTGGGGTCCGGGGTGA is a window of Thermodesulfobacteriota bacterium DNA encoding:
- a CDS encoding YggT family protein, coding for MFVLSNLLVALARILDFGLSAYMWLIIARAILSWVSPDPYNPIVQFLYGVTEPVLGRIRRLLPLTAGGIDFSPIILIMAIIFLQSFLVPTLHQMASSLG